A window from Vulcanimicrobium alpinum encodes these proteins:
- a CDS encoding AAA family ATPase: MDEVRNPYGPGAGTPPPALVGREAELRAFEIKLERAKLGRPAKSLIATGLRGVGKTVLLNRFVEIAERAGYRNAFMEASDGGNFPALLATHIRRLIFELDRLGALSERVKRAMRVFRSFTGRFSLDGTLSFSIDVDPERGEGDSGDLSADLTALMVSVGDAAKDRRTAVLFAIDELQYLSAVELSALIMAVHRTTQLALPIVVVGAGLPQMPALAGEAKSYSERLFDFPLIGELAPADARRAVAEPAAMEGVEFTRGALDAIVGITHGYPYFLQEWAYHVWNRADRSPIDADVVQAVTPRVLDHLDRSFFRVRFERCTATQKKYLRAMAELGPGAHRSGEIADVYGAKVTSLAPIRAQLISQGLIYSPLHGDTAFTVPLFDEFMKRTMPR; encoded by the coding sequence GTGGACGAGGTGCGCAACCCGTACGGCCCGGGAGCCGGGACGCCGCCGCCCGCGCTGGTCGGGCGCGAAGCGGAGCTGCGGGCGTTCGAGATCAAGCTCGAACGCGCGAAGCTCGGGCGCCCGGCGAAGAGCCTCATCGCGACCGGGCTGCGGGGCGTCGGCAAGACGGTGCTGCTCAACCGGTTCGTCGAGATCGCGGAGCGCGCGGGCTATCGCAACGCGTTCATGGAGGCGTCCGACGGCGGCAATTTTCCGGCGCTCCTCGCGACGCACATCCGGCGGCTCATCTTCGAACTCGACCGGCTCGGCGCGCTCTCCGAGCGCGTGAAGCGCGCGATGCGCGTCTTCCGCAGCTTCACCGGGCGCTTTTCGCTGGACGGCACGCTCTCGTTCTCGATCGACGTCGACCCCGAACGCGGTGAGGGCGACAGCGGTGATCTCTCCGCCGACCTCACGGCGCTGATGGTCAGCGTCGGTGATGCGGCCAAGGACCGCCGCACCGCGGTGCTGTTCGCGATCGACGAACTGCAGTATCTCTCAGCGGTCGAGCTCTCGGCGCTGATCATGGCGGTCCACCGCACGACGCAGCTCGCGCTGCCGATCGTGGTGGTCGGCGCGGGGCTGCCGCAGATGCCCGCGCTCGCCGGCGAGGCGAAGTCGTATTCCGAGCGGCTGTTCGACTTTCCGCTGATCGGCGAGCTCGCGCCGGCCGACGCGCGGCGCGCCGTCGCCGAACCGGCGGCGATGGAAGGCGTCGAGTTCACCCGCGGCGCGCTCGACGCGATCGTGGGGATCACGCACGGCTACCCGTACTTCCTTCAGGAATGGGCGTATCACGTGTGGAACCGCGCGGACCGCTCGCCGATCGATGCCGACGTCGTGCAGGCGGTGACGCCGCGCGTCCTCGATCACCTCGACCGCAGTTTTTTCCGCGTGCGCTTCGAGCGCTGCACCGCGACGCAGAAAAAATACCTGCGCGCGATGGCGGAGCTCGGCCCCGGCGCGCACCGTTCCGGCGAAATCGCCGACGTCTACGGTGCGAAGGTGACGTCGCTCGCGCCGATCCGCGCCCAACTGATCAGCCAGGGTCTGATCTACTCGCCGCTCCACGGCGACACGGCCTTCACCGTCCCCCTCTTCGACGAGTTCATGAAGCGCACGATGCCGCGCTGA
- a CDS encoding replication-associated recombination protein A has protein sequence MRPRTLDEFVGQEQIVGPGRALRRAIESDQAPSMVLWGPPGTGKTTLAQIIAQQTGAHFAALSAVSAGVADLRRVVTDAQKLRAAGRRTVLFIDEIHRFNKAQQDAVLPYVEDGTVTLIGATTENPSFEVNSALLSRSRVFVLKALSDDDIRTLVDRAVADEERGLGTLHVAMSDEAREALVNLANGDARVALGTLEFAAAAAPKDAGGNPRIDVQTIADALQRRAANYDKGGDAHYDTISAFIKTIRGSDPDAAIYWLARMIDAGEEPLFIARRLVILASEDVGLADPQALPLAIAAQQAVHFVGMPEGFYPLAHATLYLATAPKSNAVGRAYGAAMDDVQNSRTEPPPLHLRNAPTKLMKNLGYGEGYRYAHTDYAAMNAEGDLPPAVALQSNLPDALGKRAYFEPGRQGAEARLRDWIDQRRGTTHAPEDDDPFN, from the coding sequence ATGCGCCCGCGCACCCTCGACGAGTTCGTCGGTCAGGAGCAGATCGTCGGCCCCGGCCGTGCGCTGCGACGCGCGATCGAGTCGGATCAGGCCCCTTCGATGGTCCTATGGGGGCCGCCGGGGACGGGGAAGACGACGCTCGCGCAGATCATCGCCCAGCAGACCGGCGCGCACTTCGCGGCGCTCTCCGCGGTGAGCGCGGGCGTCGCGGACCTGCGGCGCGTTGTCACCGACGCGCAGAAGCTGCGCGCCGCCGGACGCCGCACCGTGCTGTTCATCGACGAGATCCACCGCTTCAACAAAGCCCAGCAAGACGCGGTGCTGCCGTACGTCGAGGACGGGACCGTCACGCTGATCGGCGCGACGACCGAGAACCCGTCGTTCGAGGTGAACTCCGCGCTGCTCTCGCGCTCGCGCGTATTCGTCCTTAAAGCGCTCTCCGACGATGATATCCGCACGCTCGTCGACCGCGCGGTCGCCGACGAGGAGCGCGGGCTCGGCACGCTGCACGTCGCGATGAGCGACGAGGCGCGCGAGGCGCTGGTGAACCTCGCGAACGGCGACGCGCGCGTCGCGCTCGGGACGCTCGAGTTCGCCGCCGCCGCCGCGCCGAAGGACGCCGGCGGCAACCCGCGCATCGACGTGCAGACGATCGCCGACGCGCTGCAGCGCCGCGCCGCGAACTACGACAAGGGCGGCGACGCGCACTACGACACGATCAGCGCCTTCATCAAGACGATTCGCGGGAGCGATCCCGATGCGGCGATCTACTGGCTCGCGCGGATGATCGATGCCGGCGAGGAGCCGCTGTTCATCGCGCGGCGGCTGGTGATCCTCGCCAGCGAAGACGTCGGCCTCGCCGACCCGCAGGCGCTCCCGCTCGCGATCGCGGCGCAGCAGGCGGTGCACTTCGTCGGGATGCCGGAGGGGTTCTATCCGCTCGCGCACGCGACGCTCTACCTCGCGACGGCGCCGAAGTCGAACGCGGTGGGACGCGCCTACGGCGCGGCGATGGACGACGTGCAGAACTCGCGCACCGAACCGCCGCCGCTGCACCTGCGCAACGCGCCGACGAAGCTGATGAAGAACCTCGGCTACGGTGAAGGCTACCGCTACGCGCACACCGATTACGCGGCGATGAACGCCGAAGGCGATTTGCCGCCGGCGGTCGCGCTGCAGTCGAACCTCCCCGACGCGCTGGGGAAGCGCGCGTACTTCGAACCCGGCCGTCAAGGCGCCGAAGCACGCCTTCGCGACTGGATCGACCAGCGTCGCGGCACTACGCACGCCCCCGAAGACGACGACCCCTTCAACTAA
- the lptC gene encoding LPS export ABC transporter periplasmic protein LptC — protein sequence MSAPKPVATAVLAAFAVAWIAASPAPQASPAASTAPAAPIAPAAPRETMAPLGSTTSTLQTPEYKVETDTITTHQNGDFEMPHKVVFSRPGSDGSADSATGNEKRGTITLIGNVVIHDNGNAPEATQSSDAYAKGGPATLTCDKLDVDSKAKIYVATGNVHFEQGARKAIADSGILNRVTGNLHLAGHVRTSEGDASMRTDVIDYNLNSKHYEATGKPIVIKQPVPTPEPGSASPTPAPKKRKLPF from the coding sequence GTGAGCGCGCCCAAGCCCGTCGCGACGGCGGTGCTCGCGGCGTTCGCCGTCGCGTGGATCGCCGCGTCGCCAGCGCCGCAAGCGTCGCCGGCGGCCTCGACCGCGCCCGCAGCACCGATCGCGCCCGCGGCGCCCCGTGAAACAATGGCCCCGCTGGGTTCGACGACCTCGACGCTGCAGACGCCGGAATACAAAGTCGAAACCGACACGATCACGACGCATCAGAACGGCGACTTCGAGATGCCGCACAAGGTGGTGTTCTCGCGGCCGGGGAGCGACGGCAGCGCCGACAGCGCAACCGGCAACGAGAAGCGCGGGACGATCACGCTGATCGGCAACGTCGTGATCCACGACAACGGCAACGCGCCCGAAGCGACGCAGTCCAGCGACGCGTACGCCAAAGGCGGTCCGGCGACGCTGACCTGCGACAAGCTCGACGTCGATTCAAAAGCGAAGATCTACGTCGCGACGGGGAACGTCCACTTCGAGCAGGGCGCGCGCAAGGCGATCGCCGACAGCGGCATCCTCAACCGCGTCACCGGCAACCTGCACCTCGCCGGGCACGTGCGCACCAGCGAAGGCGATGCGTCGATGCGCACCGACGTCATCGATTACAACCTGAACTCCAAACACTACGAAGCGACGGGCAAGCCGATCGTCATCAAACAGCCGGTCCCCACGCCCGAACCCGGCTCCGCCTCGCCGACGCCCGCACCCAAGAAGCGGAAGCTGCCGTTCTAA
- a CDS encoding LptA/OstA family protein, with product MIRFPRLLRAAVPLALAWSVSAVMPASAQDAGGLESRDYKIATDTTNSNLNTGEFTMPHAVRFYRPGTDATADRAQGNYKRGIATLLGNVVVHDSGNAPEATGAGGYGGSGVATLTCDKLDIDSKSKLYTATGHVRFSQGGRSGTADRGVLDRNSGNLHLEGGVRLSDNGSTLSADIVDYNLNTKDAQVRGGPAVMTQPANQAGPNAPIPAPTPAPKRRKPL from the coding sequence ATGATCCGTTTCCCCCGCCTGCTTCGCGCCGCCGTGCCGCTCGCTCTCGCCTGGAGCGTGAGCGCCGTCATGCCGGCGAGCGCGCAGGACGCCGGAGGACTCGAGTCGCGCGATTACAAGATCGCGACCGACACGACGAATTCGAACCTCAACACCGGCGAATTCACGATGCCTCACGCCGTGAGGTTCTATCGTCCCGGGACCGATGCGACCGCGGATCGCGCGCAGGGGAATTACAAGCGCGGGATCGCGACGCTGCTCGGCAACGTCGTCGTGCACGACAGCGGGAACGCGCCGGAGGCGACCGGCGCGGGCGGCTACGGCGGCAGCGGCGTCGCGACGCTGACGTGCGACAAGCTCGACATCGACTCGAAGTCAAAACTCTACACCGCGACCGGTCACGTACGCTTCTCGCAGGGCGGGCGCAGCGGGACTGCCGATCGCGGCGTGCTCGACCGCAACAGCGGAAATCTGCACCTCGAAGGCGGCGTGCGTTTGAGCGACAACGGCTCGACGCTCTCCGCCGACATCGTCGACTACAATCTCAACACCAAAGACGCGCAAGTCCGCGGAGGTCCGGCGGTCATGACGCAGCCGGCGAATCAGGCCGGCCCCAACGCTCCGATCCCCGCGCCCACGCCGGCGCCGAAGCGGCGGAAACCGCTGTGA